One Papaver somniferum cultivar HN1 chromosome 10, ASM357369v1, whole genome shotgun sequence genomic window carries:
- the LOC113316379 gene encoding F-box protein CPR1-like: protein MTDFTLMPHLPEDIIIEILSRLPPISLLKFRRFVAQKTSTMITLVLADMMVLSLWNPSTGDCKVIPSPPDDQIKGYNSVLDLSTLRGYGSGYDSKSDDYKFVCFTRYFKLNQSNVKIYSLRSDSCKRFKKTQKTSWILSSKSLKYGVFCNGALHWQSSSLSGALIALHLTDAEVLKEISQPKTNFEKSGDTTFIGVLDGCLSMLYSNVNVNHGCEYG from the exons ATGACTGATTTCACATTAATGCCTCATCTTCCAGAAGACATCATCATCGAGATCCTTTCAAGGTTACCTCCTATATCTCTTTTAAAATTCAG AAGATTCGTTGCCCAGAAGACGTCGACGATGATTACACTAGTATTGGCTGACATGATGGTGTTGAG tttatgGAACCCATCTACTGGAGACTGCAAAGTAATACCAAGTCCACCTGATGATCAAATTAAAGGTTATAATTCTGTTCTGGACCTCTCAACATTGAGAGGATATGGGTCTGGTTATGACTCAAAGAGTGATGATTACAAGTTTGTGTGTTTTACAAGATATTTCAAATTGAACCAATCTAATGTTAAGATCTATTCACTTAGATCGGATTCCTGTAAACGATTCAAGAAAACTCAAAAAACCTCTTGGATACTATCTTCAAAATCACTCAAGTACGGGGTGTTTTGTAATGGAGCACTTCACTGGCAGTCATCCTCTTTATCCGGAGCCTTAATTGCTTTACATCTGACAGATGCTGAGGTCCTTAAAGAAATCTCACAACCGAAAACAAATTTCGAGAAGTCGGGTGACACTACATTTATTGGTGTGTTGGATGGGTGTCTTTCGATGCTTTATAGTAATGTAAATGTAAACCATGGTTGTGAGTATGGTTGA